One window of the Thermoplasmata archaeon genome contains the following:
- a CDS encoding KaiC domain-containing protein translates to MERVETGIAGLDEMLNGGIPKGHIVSVLGAFGTGKTCFATQFINHGLQKGEKALFITLEEEEESIIENALSFGFDLRPYTQNGNLAIYKLSPSDAKNSIEKIKTELPKAIESSNVQRLVIDSISLLTMMFENEGEKRETLFALCQKIKTAGATAIFTAEAKPENSNVSRDGIVEYVSDGVIVLYYLEDPQHAGEIKTFLKVLKMRRTAHSRKIKPYELGKNGITVLAKAEVI, encoded by the coding sequence ATGGAAAGAGTTGAAACAGGTATAGCTGGACTTGATGAAATGTTGAATGGTGGAATTCCCAAAGGGCACATTGTGAGTGTACTAGGTGCGTTCGGAACAGGCAAAACCTGTTTTGCAACCCAGTTTATCAACCATGGTCTCCAGAAGGGTGAAAAAGCACTTTTCATCACGCTTGAGGAAGAAGAAGAATCTATAATTGAAAATGCTCTCTCATTCGGTTTTGACCTTCGCCCTTACACACAAAATGGAAATCTCGCTATTTATAAGCTCTCTCCCTCAGATGCTAAAAATTCAATTGAAAAGATAAAGACCGAACTACCGAAGGCTATAGAAAGTTCAAATGTCCAGAGATTGGTGATAGACTCAATCTCATTGCTTACTATGATGTTTGAAAACGAAGGTGAAAAACGAGAAACCTTGTTTGCTCTGTGCCAGAAGATAAAAACTGCAGGTGCCACAGCAATCTTCACAGCGGAAGCAAAGCCAGAAAATTCAAATGTTTCAAGAGATGGAATTGTGGAATATGTTTCAGATGGAGTGATTGTGCTTTATTATCTGGAAGACCCACAGCATGCCGGAGAGATAAAGACCTTCCTAAAAGTGCTGAAAATGCGAAGAACTGCGCACTCAAGAAAGATTAAACCATACGAGCTGGGTAAGAATGGCATTACTGTGCTTGCAAAGGCAGAAGTGATATAA
- a CDS encoding recombinase RecA, whose protein sequence is MMSGVDFSVKKEEINSNSERIPTAVADFDAIIGGGVPRGSLVILKSEMGAGHIEFVITSMAKLILAKEDREYSDFFLKKSKGFLPEKFLFITISRAKEDILREVKGSFPQDYYEAISKSVIFKDFSAEYFRATVVPPAWAGEETSIFRKDKSSGNILGELIEFLDANASQSLVVLDALTDLVITKKIEFYDLVTLLKGLQRVAKKWQGVIYLLLTANILEPQKELLLMDSVDGIITFEWSKSTKTSRRQRFMYVEKFMPLLLHLDNERITKFAIEINSQEGLVVSSYVRV, encoded by the coding sequence ATGATGTCTGGTGTAGATTTCTCAGTTAAGAAGGAAGAGATAAATTCCAATTCGGAGCGGATTCCAACCGCAGTTGCTGACTTTGATGCAATAATTGGAGGAGGAGTACCTAGGGGCAGCTTGGTCATTCTCAAGAGCGAAATGGGTGCTGGGCATATTGAGTTTGTTATAACCTCCATGGCAAAACTCATTCTTGCTAAAGAAGACAGGGAGTATTCTGATTTTTTTCTGAAAAAATCTAAAGGTTTCCTCCCTGAAAAATTTTTGTTTATAACAATTTCAAGGGCAAAGGAGGACATACTGAGAGAAGTCAAGGGCTCGTTTCCTCAGGATTATTATGAGGCAATTTCTAAATCTGTGATTTTCAAGGATTTTTCTGCTGAGTATTTCAGAGCCACGGTAGTGCCTCCCGCCTGGGCAGGCGAGGAAACAAGTATATTCAGGAAGGACAAGAGTTCAGGGAACATCCTAGGCGAATTAATAGAATTTCTGGATGCTAATGCCTCGCAATCCCTGGTGGTTTTAGATGCGTTAACGGACCTAGTGATTACCAAGAAAATTGAGTTTTACGACCTTGTGACGCTGCTGAAAGGCCTCCAGAGAGTTGCAAAAAAGTGGCAGGGTGTGATTTACCTTTTGCTCACTGCCAACATTCTTGAGCCACAGAAAGAGCTGCTTTTGATGGACAGTGTGGATGGTATAATTACATTTGAATGGAGCAAGAGCACCAAAACATCAAGGAGGCAGCGTTTCATGTATGTGGAAAAATTCATGCCATTGTTGCTTCATCTGGATAACGAGAGAATCACTAAATTTGCAATTGAGATTAATTCCCAGGAAGGACTGGTGGTATCAAGCTATGTGAGGGTGTGA